In one window of Gossypium hirsutum isolate 1008001.06 chromosome A01, Gossypium_hirsutum_v2.1, whole genome shotgun sequence DNA:
- the LOC107935676 gene encoding uncharacterized protein — MQVSPITETRSGMGLHDRTAGNNALSQAMLRILERVVGPNIGSEGCGSVTKRLRSNGAKVFRGITGVASNVAEYWMDATERIMDDLDFTAEEKLKEVVYLLRDESYQWWLTIKEDTQLNRLTWDLFKIAFQSKYVGASYIDSRRLEFLNLTQEDCSVAKYEAEFLRLSRYARGMVVTEYERCVRFEDGLQDSLRVLIAPQRERDFSTLVKKAKITEEVKRTEHQNRDRGKAKRDAELVNSGMRPRKKAMFDGPVRVGPTVTPTG; from the coding sequence ATGCAAGTGTCCCCTATTACTGAGACTAGGTCTGGGATGGGGTTACACGATCGTACGGCTGGGAAcaacgcactgtcccaagccatgctacGGATTctagagagggtcgttgggcccaacaTTGGTTCTGAAGGCTGTGGGTCTGTTACGAaacgactccggtccaatggGGCCAAGGTATTTAGGGGTATCACTGGAGTTGCTTCTAATGTGGCCGAGTACTGGATGGATGCCACGGAACGTATTATGGATGACCTAGATTTCACTGCTGAGGAAAAGCTTAAGGAAGTTGTGTATTTGCTTCGTGATGAGTcataccagtggtggttgacgaTTAAAGAAGACACTCAGCTCAACCGATTGACATGGGATCTGTTTAAGATAGCTTTCCAGAGCAAATATGTAGGGGCCAGTTATATCGACTCTCGAAGACTGGAGTTCCTTAATCTTACTCAAGAAGATTGTTCAGTGGCcaagtatgaggccgagtttctgagactgagccgttATGCGAGGGGCATGGtggtgacagagtatgagcgctGTGTCcgttttgaggatggtctccAGGACAGTTTacgggttctgatagctcctcagagggaGCGGGATTTCTCTACACTGGTTAAAAAGGCGAAAATCACCGAGGAAGTAAAGCGCACTGAGCACCAAAACCGAGATAGAGGGAAGGCTAAGAGGGATGCAGAGCTTGTGAATTCTGGGATGCGGCCTAGGAAAAAAGCCATGTTTGATGGGCCCGTGAGAGTTGGGCCTACTGTTACACCTACTGGGTGA